The following DNA comes from Burkholderia sp. HI2500.
AACGTCGACGTGGTCGATGCAATCGTTGCGCGCGCATCGACATGCTCGCCGAGCCAGCGCAACGCGTCGGCCTTCGCGTCGAGCACTTCGGGCAGCGCCTCGAACACGACCTCTGCATCACGCATGGCTTCCTCAGCGCCATCCCGAGAAACAATCGCGATGCGTGCGACGACCGCATCGGCCTGCGCGGCATCGATGCGTCCGAGCGCAACCTGCGCATGCAGTGGCCTGGTGATCTCGTCGCGCGTGCGATCGTCGAAGGCGCGTTGGCCAGCCGCATCGCGCCGCTTGAAGTCGATCAGCGTCACGTCGATTCCGGCAAAGGCAAACACGAGCGCGATTCCCTGCCCCATGCGCCCCGCGCCGAGCACGTGTACACGCGTCACATCGGCGGCCGCGCTCATGCTGATACTCCCGCGACTCCGTTGTCGAGCAGCGCACGCATCGCGTCCTTCGACAGCGCCGCGATCCCGAGCCGCTCCAGTGTGCGCCCTTCCGCATACAGGTCGCGCACCGCCACCGCGCTCGCGATGCTCAGCAACCCCTGCGCGACCGGCGTCGGCACGCCGGCCCAGCGCCCGCACGACACGATGAACGACAGCCCGAGCCGGGTGTCCTCGAGCATGTAGCGATGGGCACGCAGATCGATCTTCTCGCGCCAGTCGCCGCTATCGGTCAGCTTGCCGTGCGCGCCGCGCCCGTACATCCATTCGTCGCCTTCCGCCGCGTAGTGATCCGCGAGCGGGAAATGCGGCGCGCGGTAGCCGAGCGCTTCGCGCACCGCGATGCGCTCGGCATCCAGCGCGTTCGTCACGCGGCGGATCGACGGCTGCGTGCCTTCGTTGTGGATGTCCCATGCGTCGAAGTGTTCGAGCGGCCCGGCGTTCATCAGGATCAGCGGCGGATGGATCACCGGCCCCGCATTCATCAGCGCACCGGACAACGCATCCTCGACCGGCTCGACCGACGGATAGCCCGCACGCAGCACGTCGAACGCCCAGCCGGCCGCATTCGCGGGAAATACGCCGGTCGGCAAGCGTGTCGCATAGGCGCTGATCACGACGTCGTTGTCGCCATGCTTGCGCACGAGGTACGGCAGCGTGCCCGTCTCGGCGAACGCGACGCGCGAACGGTTGCCGGCGTCGGCCGCCGCCTGCGCGAACACGACGCTGCCGAACGTGCCGGGCGGCAGGAACACGACCTGGCCGTCCTCCAGCAACGGCGCGACCTGCGCGGCGAGCGCGTCATGCGACGTAGCCGGCAGCGGCACCACGACGAGTTGCGCACCGCGCAGCGCGGCCGCGAGCTCGCCGGTCAGGCGGATCGCACCCGGCGCATCGCCGAGCGGCACCGCGCGCGTGCCGCGATAGTCGGTCACGTTCAGCTCGCCGAGCTCGCGCAGCCGTGCATGCGGCTCGCGGTCGCGCCGCCACCACGTCACGTCGTGGCCCTTTTCGAGCAGGTCGATCGCCGCCGCATGGCAGCCGTGGCCGCCGCCCAGAACACATACCTTCATCGTCTTCTCCCGGTGATTGAGTGTTTCCGAGACTACGCGGCCGCCCCCGCCGCGTCGCTTCAAAACGCGCAACGGCACGCCCGTTCGCGCAACGCAATCGCGGCGACGCGCATGCCGCCGCGCCCGCCGCATCCGCTACGAGGTCCGTGAATGGATATCGCCCTGTCCCGCCATGCGCCGAACCGGCTCGGCACGCTGCACGCCCCCGACGAAGTCGAACGCGCGGTCGCCCACCGGCTCGGGCCGCACCGGATGGCCGCGCGTGGCCGTGATCCGTTTCATGCGGAGCTGTACGAAGTGCCGCTGCATCACGGCGCGCTGCTTGAACTCTGCTACGGCCGCGAAACGCGCATCGACTTCGGCGACGATGCCGAGCACTTCCTG
Coding sequences within:
- a CDS encoding NAD/NADP-dependent octopine/nopaline dehydrogenase family protein, yielding MKVCVLGGGHGCHAAAIDLLEKGHDVTWWRRDREPHARLRELGELNVTDYRGTRAVPLGDAPGAIRLTGELAAALRGAQLVVVPLPATSHDALAAQVAPLLEDGQVVFLPPGTFGSVVFAQAAADAGNRSRVAFAETGTLPYLVRKHGDNDVVISAYATRLPTGVFPANAAGWAFDVLRAGYPSVEPVEDALSGALMNAGPVIHPPLILMNAGPLEHFDAWDIHNEGTQPSIRRVTNALDAERIAVREALGYRAPHFPLADHYAAEGDEWMYGRGAHGKLTDSGDWREKIDLRAHRYMLEDTRLGLSFIVSCGRWAGVPTPVAQGLLSIASAVAVRDLYAEGRTLERLGIAALSKDAMRALLDNGVAGVSA